A single Venturia canescens isolate UGA chromosome 1, ASM1945775v1, whole genome shotgun sequence DNA region contains:
- the brat gene encoding brain tumor protein, with protein sequence MASPTPSLESRANSLGSLVSVSPLTVSGSSPPASDSAICDVDTCDICLDSGKPGDGPCPHCRIGSAGGGVRCTGCKSTESDAVARCFDCANFLCPNCVMAHQFMHCFEGHRVLNLGDSKMEQTESRNSIVISGSGGGGVNGGGNGEKALFCPRHKTELLKYFCRACTVPVCKECTITDHPGSLHDCAHISEAGPQQLEAVARAVQDCRAKATEVRTAVKAADHGAARLQVQYHKAQNEINDTFQFYRSMLEERKQELLKELESVFSAKQISLGIVTQKANEMADKIQQTCEFVEKLTKYTTVTEVLMVKKLLDSKLQLLLSYTPDIGGQTADLEFVSNYQAIQVGVRNTFGYVRSTADTNNCGPSKQPPIARPTALSSGGSSSNASSGPGSAGSLGGLLLDRPYSNGLVSTNTNCVSSTSPSSFESNVISKRFSSVNSLGPFSTTISDLNLNGMNNPYEKWSNGGNDSYPVTSNDHFPMPNSNAPANDSVLDLTSKLMSAAAIFPPKSQLKRQKMIYHCKFGEFGIMEGQFTEPSGVAVNAQNIIVADTNNHRIQIFDKEGRFKFLFGECGKRDGQLLYPNRVAAVRPSGDIIVTERSPTHQIQIYNQYGQFVRKFGANILQHPRGVTVDSKGRIVVVECKVMRVIIFDQAGNVLQKFGCSKHLEFPNGVVVNDKQEIFISDNRAHCVKVFNYEGAYLRQIGGEGITNYPIGVGINAAGEILIADNHNNFNLTIFTQDGQLVSALESKVKHAQCFDVALMDDGSVVLASKDYRLYIYRYVQVPPIGM encoded by the coding sequence ATGGCCTCCCCGACACCCTCGTTGGAATCTCGCGCAAATTCCCTCGGCTCCCTGGTCTCGGTGTCACCGCTAACAGTGAGCGGTAGCTCTCCACCGGCAAGCGACTCAGCGATCTGCGACGTCGACACTTGCGACATCTGTCTCGATTCTGGTAAACCAGGTGACGGGCCTTGTCCTCACTGTCGGATTGGAAGCGCCGGTGGTGGTGTGAGGTGTACGGGCTGCAAATCAACCGAATCGGACGCGGTAGCGCGTTGCTTCGATTGCGCCAATTTTCTTTGTCCGAATTGCGTAATGGCGCATCAATTTATGCACTGTTTCGAAGGGCACAGAGTATTGAATCTCGGTGACTCGAAGATGGAACAGACCGAGTCGAGGAACAGCATTGTCATAAGCGGCAGTGGGGGCGGTGGAGTAAACGGCGGAGGCAACGGTGAAAAAGCATTGTTCTGTCCACGGCACAAGACCGAACtactcaaatatttttgtcgcGCTTGCACCGTACCGGTGTGCAAGGAGTGCACGATAACCGATCATCCGGGATCCTTACACGACTGTGCTCACATCTCCGAGGCTGGACCACAACAGTTGGAAGCAGTTGCGAGGGCTGTCCAAGATTGTCGTGCCAAAGCGACTGAAGTACGGACCGCTGTCAAGGCTGCCGATCACGGTGCCGCCAGACTCCAAGTACAATATCACAAAGCCCAAAATGAGATAAACGACACTTTCCAATTTTATCGATCCATGCTGGAGGAGCGGAAGCAGGAGCTGCTCAAAGAACTCGAGTCTGTCTTCTCCGCAAAGCAAATATCTCTCGGCATCGTAACGCAAAAAGCTAACGAGATGGCTGACAAGATACAACAGACTTgcgaattcgttgaaaaattaacaaaatacaCAACCGTTACGGAAGTACTTATGGTGAAAAAGCTGCTTGACTCGAAGCTCCAACTATTGTTGAGCTACACCCCCGACATCGGTGGACAAACGGCTGACCTCGAGTTCGTCAGTAATTATCAGGCCATACAAGTCGGCGTTAGAAACACATTCGGCTATGTCAGAAGTACGGCTGACACGAACAATTGTGGACCCAGCAAACAACCGCCAATCGCGAGACCAACCGCTTTATCGAGCGGAGGTAGCAGCAGCAACGCAAGCAGCGGACCCGGAAGCGCCGGATCCCTGGGTGGTCTTCTCCTCGATAGGCCGTACAGCAACGGCCTCGTGTCGACGAACACCAACTGCGTGTCATCGACGTCGCCCTCTTCGTTCGAGAGCAACGTAATATCGAAAAGATTCAGCTCGGTGAACAGCCTCGGGCCATTTTCCACGACCATAAGCGATCTCAATCTCAACGGGATGAATAATCCTTACGAGAAATGGAGCAACGGCGGTAACGATTCTTATCCCGTAACGAGCAACGATCATTTTCCAATGCCAAATTCAAACGCACCAGCCAACGATTCGGTGCTCGATCTCACGTCGAAACTCATGTCAGCGGCCGCCATATTTCCACCCAAGTCACAGCTCAAACGacagaaaatgatttatcaCTGTAAATTCGGTGAATTTGGAATAATGGAGGGACAATTTACGGAACCGTCGGGGGTCGCTGTGAATGCGCAGAACATCATCGTCGCTGACACGAACAATCATCGTATTCAAATATTCGACAAGGAGGGTAGATTCAAATTCCTTTTCGGCGAATGTGGCAAGAGGGACGGCCAGCTGTTGTATCCGAATCGCGTCGCCGCTGTGAGACCCTCCGGCGATATTATCGTCACCGAAAGGTCGCCCACTCATCAGATACAAATTTACAATCAGTACGGACAATTCGTACGAAAATTCGGTGCCAATATATTGCAACATCCTCGAGGTGTTACCGTCGATTCCAAGGGGCGTATAGTCGTCGTCGAGTGCAAAGTAATGCGTGTCATAATATTCGATCAGGCTGGCAACGTCCTTCAAAAATTCGGTTGTTCCAAGCATCTCGAGTTTCCCAACGGTGTTGTCGTCAACGACAAACAAGAAATATTCATAAGTGACAATCGCGCTCATTGCGTCAAAGTTTTCAACTACGAAGGTGCTTACCTCCGTCAAATCGGTGGCGAAGGTATTACGAATTATCCGATCGGTGTCGGGATCAATGCCGCTGGTGAAATTCTCATTGCCGACAATCACAACAATTTCAATCTCACGATATTCACCCAAGACGGCCAATTGGTATCGGCACTAGAGAGCAAAGTAAAACACGCTCAGTGCTTCGATGTTGCACTCATGGACGATGGCTCGGTTGTTCTCGCGAGCAAAGATTACCGTCTGTACATTTACCGTTACGTCCAAGTGCCACCGATCGGTATGTAG